From Synoicihabitans lomoniglobus, the proteins below share one genomic window:
- a CDS encoding xanthine dehydrogenase family protein molybdopterin-binding subunit, translated as MKTEYAASSLPTVSRRGFIKATGAAYAGLSLGIMLAPRAHAADPNPAFPAPGDDDFAPNFHLRISPDSTVTIVSQNPECGQGIKTALPLLIAEELEVDWASVQVTQAGLDNRYNRQIAGGSGATPAHFMEFRQLGATAKAMLITAAAQKWDVPVSECHATSNEVHHAGTARALGYGELVAIAATLPVPEAEQAPLKSPSSFKILGRRIPGVDNHAMFAGQPLFGIDQTLPDMVHATYIKCPSFGGKVKSANLDVIKRQPGVTDAFVLEGNGKIDEFPAGVAILGRDTWSVLKAARALFVDWDIPTNVAAQSTDDFQARAATLSTGPAQKNLRTDGDVDQAFLNAAHTVESYYSYPYASHANLEPQNCTAIVTADRAEIWAPTQLPSWGRGLIAGNLGVPEENIFIHMTRIGGGFGRRLISDYMVQCAAIAQKAGVPVKMTWSREEDMQHDHYRAAGWHRFKGGVDGGGKLVTWQDHFVTLGVQSDEDTGRGAGMNSDEFPCRFVPHFKLDQSLINTDVPMGWWRAPGSCAIAFATQSFLDELAHAAAADPVEFKVNLLGSEAQPSANDGGPEYHGGRMATVVKLAAEKINWGAELPRGEGLGVAFHFSHLGYVAVGAHVVVTKSGSLTIKKTVAAVDCGETIINLSGAENQCQGSIVDAISTALGLEITVANGAVQQSNFHDYPLLRMPGTPAEVEVHFHSTPFPTTGLGEPVFPPVAPAIGNAIFAATGKRVRSMPFNKADLSWS; from the coding sequence ATGAAAACCGAATACGCCGCCTCCTCGCTCCCCACCGTCAGTCGCCGTGGTTTCATCAAAGCCACCGGCGCCGCCTATGCCGGACTGAGCTTGGGCATCATGCTCGCTCCCCGCGCCCATGCCGCCGACCCCAACCCCGCCTTTCCCGCCCCCGGTGACGATGATTTCGCGCCCAACTTTCACCTGCGTATCAGTCCCGATAGCACGGTAACCATTGTCTCGCAAAACCCCGAGTGTGGCCAAGGCATCAAGACGGCCCTGCCTCTGCTCATCGCCGAGGAACTCGAAGTCGACTGGGCCAGCGTGCAGGTAACTCAGGCCGGTCTCGACAATCGCTACAATCGCCAGATTGCCGGCGGCTCCGGTGCCACGCCGGCGCACTTTATGGAATTTCGCCAACTCGGCGCCACGGCCAAGGCGATGCTCATCACCGCCGCCGCCCAGAAGTGGGACGTGCCCGTTTCGGAGTGCCATGCGACGTCGAACGAAGTGCACCACGCCGGCACCGCGCGTGCGCTCGGCTACGGTGAACTGGTCGCAATCGCCGCGACATTGCCCGTGCCGGAAGCCGAACAAGCCCCGCTCAAATCGCCGAGCAGTTTCAAGATACTCGGTCGCCGCATTCCCGGGGTCGACAATCACGCCATGTTTGCCGGCCAGCCCCTCTTCGGCATCGACCAGACGCTCCCCGACATGGTCCACGCGACCTATATCAAATGCCCTTCGTTTGGGGGCAAAGTGAAGTCGGCCAATCTCGACGTCATCAAACGCCAACCCGGCGTGACCGATGCGTTCGTGCTCGAAGGCAATGGCAAGATCGACGAATTCCCCGCCGGCGTGGCAATCCTCGGTCGGGACACGTGGTCGGTGTTGAAGGCCGCCCGCGCCCTGTTCGTCGATTGGGATATCCCCACCAATGTGGCGGCTCAAAGCACCGACGATTTTCAGGCCCGCGCGGCCACGTTGTCGACCGGGCCCGCGCAGAAAAATCTCCGCACCGACGGCGATGTTGATCAGGCGTTCCTCAACGCCGCGCACACGGTCGAGTCGTATTACAGTTATCCCTACGCGTCTCACGCCAACCTCGAGCCGCAAAACTGCACCGCCATTGTCACGGCAGACCGCGCCGAGATCTGGGCACCGACGCAATTGCCCAGCTGGGGTCGTGGTCTGATCGCGGGCAACCTCGGCGTGCCCGAGGAAAACATCTTCATCCACATGACGCGGATCGGCGGTGGGTTCGGCCGCCGCCTCATCAGTGACTACATGGTGCAATGCGCCGCCATCGCGCAAAAAGCCGGCGTGCCGGTCAAGATGACCTGGAGTCGCGAGGAGGACATGCAGCACGACCACTACCGCGCCGCTGGCTGGCACCGTTTCAAAGGCGGGGTCGACGGCGGTGGCAAACTCGTCACCTGGCAGGATCACTTTGTCACCCTCGGGGTGCAAAGCGACGAAGACACCGGACGCGGCGCGGGCATGAATTCCGACGAATTCCCCTGTCGCTTCGTGCCCCACTTCAAACTCGATCAATCCCTCATCAACACCGATGTGCCCATGGGGTGGTGGCGGGCCCCCGGCTCGTGTGCCATCGCATTCGCCACGCAATCCTTTCTCGACGAGCTCGCTCACGCCGCCGCGGCCGATCCGGTGGAGTTCAAAGTCAACCTGCTGGGCTCCGAGGCCCAACCCTCGGCCAACGACGGCGGGCCCGAATACCACGGCGGACGCATGGCGACGGTGGTCAAGCTCGCGGCGGAAAAAATCAACTGGGGCGCAGAGCTGCCCAGGGGTGAAGGACTCGGCGTGGCATTTCACTTCAGCCACCTCGGCTACGTCGCCGTCGGTGCGCACGTGGTTGTCACCAAATCCGGTTCTCTCACCATCAAGAAGACAGTGGCAGCCGTCGATTGCGGCGAGACGATCATCAATCTCAGTGGCGCGGAAAACCAATGTCAGGGTTCGATCGTCGATGCCATTTCGACCGCGCTCGGCCTGGAAATCACGGTCGCAAACGGCGCGGTGCAGCAGTCGAATTTCCACGACTACCCGCTGCTGCGCATGCCCGGCACGCCGGCCGAAGTGGAAGTGCATTTTCACTCCACGCCCTTCCCCACCACCGGCCTCGGCGAACCCGTCTTCCCGCCCGTCGCGCCCGCCATCGGCAACGCCATCTTCGCCGCCACCGGCAAACGCGTTCGCAGCATGCCGTTCAACAAAGCCGATCTCAGCTGGAGCTAA
- a CDS encoding ATP-dependent Clp protease adaptor ClpS — MTVDQAQTAPAPTVETEESEALVGPWKVVVLNDPVNLMSYVVLVFRKVFGFNENTARKHMLEVHEQGRSIVWCGLREQAEHYAFVLQHWHLTAILERNETD; from the coding sequence ATGACAGTAGACCAAGCTCAGACCGCGCCCGCCCCCACCGTCGAAACGGAGGAGTCCGAAGCATTGGTGGGTCCTTGGAAAGTGGTGGTGTTGAACGATCCGGTGAATCTCATGAGCTACGTCGTGTTGGTATTTCGCAAAGTTTTCGGCTTCAACGAGAACACCGCGCGCAAGCACATGCTCGAGGTGCACGAGCAAGGGCGCTCGATCGTTTGGTGCGGACTGCGGGAGCAGGCTGAGCACTACGCCTTCGTGCTGCAGCACTGGCATCTCACCGCCATCTTGGAGCGCAATGAAACGGATTGA
- the xseB gene encoding exodeoxyribonuclease VII small subunit gives MTKTKAVEPSFEEALEKLENIVDAMEGGDVPLAELLAKFEEGTKLLQQCESRLKNAEIKIEQLKQQKDGKVSFVAFDTTESSD, from the coding sequence ATGACGAAGACCAAGGCGGTCGAACCTTCCTTTGAGGAGGCCCTCGAAAAACTCGAAAACATCGTTGACGCGATGGAAGGTGGCGACGTGCCCTTGGCCGAGCTGCTCGCGAAGTTCGAAGAAGGCACCAAACTGTTGCAGCAATGCGAAAGCCGCCTCAAAAACGCCGAAATCAAGATCGAACAACTTAAACAACAAAAGGATGGCAAAGTGAGCTTTGTCGCCTTCGACACCACGGAATCCAGCGACTAA
- a CDS encoding DNA polymerase domain-containing protein, which yields MADALCGIWVDRAGQVHLAHRATADGVCVESEVALQPFAWLDAEPAAELLDGVPLQKLTGDGAFMWLARPPSLDAYDALIKRLRGAVAVDGVRPLESQHLLETRQRLFADVSFAELRRCQLDIETASSGNGFSDATLPDDRVLAIGLRFGDRDRTLVLAEPTDAAEKAMLAELNAVLAEEDPDTIEGHNIFKFDFDFLRLRAKRLKVPCAWGRFGQRANFRRSRLKVAERWIDFPRCDLPGRTVVDTFLLVQLYDITTRELTAFGLKDVAVHFGITSVDGSDRTYIAGNKIQDAYASDRATFLAYLADDLRETKGIADRLLPTYFEQVRTFPITLQEATLRGTTGKIDLLFQEHYYHAGRSTPAPPEVKPFEGGYTRSFQEGVFKHVLHFDVASLYPSLLLHIGRNPKNDALGVFIPLLKQLREYRLRYKQLARSAESAEERAEADARQASFKILINSFYGYLGFSGARFGDGELAAEVTQRGRDLLQALIEELSRQGATILEADTDGIYLSTPEYFDRPEELLAKAAAILPAGIELEYDGRYESMFCYKAKNYALYDGERITLKGSALRSRGIEPYLKRLSDSLISHLLGVGGESPSDLVVRFRDEIPALKTPVQELAKTEILSQNPDTYEKFIATGGKPRRASAEVALQMTPRPSMGDRISYYILPRQKGQTSDWQRARALDAYDPMMAAYDPKYYLKKLDDWVKRYEPFLDATKLTGPEEQGSLF from the coding sequence ATGGCGGACGCACTCTGCGGGATCTGGGTCGATCGGGCAGGGCAGGTTCATTTGGCCCATCGCGCGACGGCCGACGGTGTTTGCGTCGAAAGCGAGGTCGCCCTGCAGCCATTTGCCTGGTTGGACGCCGAACCAGCCGCGGAGTTACTCGATGGTGTGCCCTTGCAAAAGCTCACCGGCGACGGCGCTTTCATGTGGTTGGCCCGACCTCCATCCTTGGATGCCTATGATGCGTTGATTAAACGATTGCGCGGTGCGGTGGCGGTTGACGGCGTGCGCCCGTTGGAGAGTCAGCACTTGCTGGAGACCCGCCAACGGTTGTTTGCCGACGTGAGTTTTGCGGAGCTGCGCCGGTGTCAACTCGACATCGAAACCGCCTCCAGCGGCAACGGTTTCAGCGACGCGACCTTGCCGGACGATCGCGTGCTCGCCATCGGCCTGCGCTTTGGCGATCGCGACCGCACGTTGGTATTGGCGGAGCCCACGGATGCGGCGGAGAAGGCGATGCTCGCAGAGCTCAATGCGGTGCTGGCGGAAGAGGATCCCGATACGATCGAGGGTCACAACATTTTCAAATTTGATTTCGATTTCCTGCGGCTCCGGGCCAAGCGGCTCAAAGTGCCGTGCGCGTGGGGGCGGTTTGGCCAGCGGGCAAACTTTCGACGCAGTCGTCTCAAAGTCGCGGAACGGTGGATCGATTTTCCCCGTTGCGATCTCCCTGGTCGCACCGTCGTGGATACGTTTCTGCTGGTGCAGCTTTACGACATCACGACCCGTGAACTCACGGCGTTCGGGCTCAAGGATGTGGCGGTCCATTTTGGTATCACCTCTGTCGATGGCAGTGACCGCACCTACATCGCGGGCAACAAGATCCAGGATGCCTACGCGTCGGACCGCGCCACGTTTCTCGCCTATTTGGCCGATGACCTGCGTGAAACCAAAGGCATCGCCGATCGCCTGTTGCCCACGTATTTCGAACAGGTTCGCACCTTCCCGATCACCTTGCAGGAAGCCACGCTGCGCGGGACCACCGGCAAGATCGATCTGCTGTTTCAGGAACACTACTATCACGCCGGGCGGTCGACTCCAGCTCCGCCCGAAGTCAAGCCGTTTGAGGGCGGTTACACCCGGAGTTTTCAGGAAGGCGTGTTCAAGCATGTGCTGCACTTCGACGTCGCTTCGCTGTATCCGAGTTTGCTGCTGCACATCGGGCGCAATCCCAAGAACGACGCGCTGGGCGTGTTCATCCCGCTGCTCAAACAACTGCGCGAATACCGGCTGCGCTACAAACAACTCGCCCGCTCGGCGGAGAGCGCCGAGGAACGCGCCGAGGCCGATGCCCGGCAGGCGAGCTTCAAGATTCTGATCAACTCGTTCTACGGTTATTTGGGATTTTCCGGCGCTCGTTTTGGCGACGGAGAGTTGGCGGCGGAAGTCACCCAACGCGGCCGCGATTTGCTGCAAGCGCTGATTGAAGAACTCAGTCGCCAGGGCGCGACGATTCTCGAGGCCGATACCGATGGAATCTATCTTTCCACTCCGGAGTATTTTGACCGGCCGGAGGAGCTGTTGGCCAAAGCCGCGGCGATCCTGCCCGCAGGCATCGAGCTGGAATACGACGGCCGCTACGAGTCGATGTTCTGCTACAAGGCCAAGAACTACGCGCTCTACGATGGCGAGCGCATCACGCTCAAGGGTAGCGCGCTGCGTTCCCGCGGCATCGAACCTTATCTGAAACGACTCAGCGATAGCCTGATTTCACACCTGCTCGGCGTGGGCGGCGAATCGCCTTCGGACCTCGTGGTTCGATTCCGCGACGAGATTCCCGCTCTGAAAACGCCGGTGCAGGAATTGGCCAAAACGGAGATCTTGAGTCAGAATCCGGACACCTACGAAAAGTTCATTGCCACGGGCGGTAAGCCGCGCCGGGCGTCCGCCGAAGTCGCGCTGCAAATGACCCCGCGTCCGAGTATGGGCGACCGCATCAGCTACTATATTTTGCCGCGGCAAAAGGGCCAAACCAGCGACTGGCAGCGAGCGCGGGCGCTGGACGCCTACGATCCGATGATGGCGGCCTACGACCCCAAGTATTACCTCAAAAAACTCGACGACTGGGTGAAGCGCTACGAGCCGTTTCTCGATGCGACCAAACTGACCGGACCGGAAGAGCAGGGGAGTTTGTTTTAG
- a CDS encoding Gfo/Idh/MocA family oxidoreductase, producing MITPALNPSSRRTFLKTGAMVAAGSMLPRFATGSSGPSALHRLNVGFIGAGGVVNQALDGCRGENYVAFCDVDEDRAAGTYAAYPDARRFRDYRDMLERLEHQLDAVVISTPDHHHFAAAYLAISMGKPVFVQKPLTHNIWQARTLQKAAHYYDVITQMGNQGHTTEGIRLVKEWYDADVIGDVREVHAWFDGPNFDGPYFRMPESFPPATRPVPTALDYDLWLGPVARRDYSAQYTPLTWRGWWDFGCGELGDWACHTLDAPFWALDLGMPERVSVAAIDTVHETFCPRSSHLVFEFPARGSKPPVKLHWYDGGAAPDPKLIPEWPADMAVPRRGMVMIGDKHTLMTGARPDSPRLLNTELWNDFRQAPPAKTIARVKGGPFQEWIRAIKGEGPLPGSNFDYAAALTEMAHVGVLAQRTGRDIEYNAATMEITNHDDLGEMIREPARAGWDFGREVWR from the coding sequence GTGATTACCCCTGCGCTAAACCCCTCCTCGCGGCGCACCTTTCTGAAAACCGGTGCCATGGTGGCCGCCGGTTCGATGCTGCCGCGTTTTGCCACCGGAAGTTCCGGCCCATCGGCCCTGCATCGTCTTAACGTTGGTTTCATCGGAGCCGGTGGAGTGGTGAACCAGGCTCTGGATGGATGCCGCGGGGAAAACTATGTCGCGTTTTGCGACGTCGATGAGGATCGCGCTGCTGGCACGTATGCGGCCTATCCGGACGCCCGCCGTTTTCGAGACTACCGGGATATGCTGGAGCGCCTTGAGCACCAGCTCGATGCCGTGGTGATTTCGACGCCGGACCATCATCATTTCGCGGCGGCCTATCTGGCGATATCGATGGGCAAACCCGTCTTTGTGCAAAAGCCGCTCACGCACAATATTTGGCAGGCGCGCACCCTGCAAAAGGCCGCCCATTACTACGACGTGATCACCCAAATGGGCAATCAAGGGCACACCACGGAGGGAATTCGTCTCGTGAAGGAATGGTATGACGCCGATGTGATTGGCGACGTGCGCGAAGTGCACGCGTGGTTCGATGGCCCCAACTTTGACGGACCGTATTTCCGCATGCCGGAATCGTTTCCACCGGCGACTCGTCCGGTGCCCACGGCGCTCGATTACGATCTGTGGTTGGGCCCCGTGGCTCGTCGTGACTACTCTGCGCAATACACGCCGTTAACGTGGCGCGGATGGTGGGACTTCGGTTGTGGTGAACTCGGTGACTGGGCGTGTCATACGTTGGATGCGCCGTTCTGGGCGTTGGATTTGGGCATGCCGGAGCGCGTTTCGGTGGCGGCAATCGATACCGTGCACGAGACATTTTGTCCGCGTTCGTCCCATCTCGTCTTTGAATTTCCGGCGCGGGGCAGCAAGCCGCCCGTGAAACTGCATTGGTATGACGGCGGTGCAGCTCCTGATCCGAAATTAATTCCAGAGTGGCCGGCCGACATGGCGGTGCCTCGTCGCGGCATGGTGATGATTGGCGACAAGCATACGCTCATGACCGGCGCTCGGCCCGACAGTCCCCGATTATTGAATACAGAGCTGTGGAACGATTTTCGTCAGGCGCCGCCGGCCAAGACCATTGCGCGGGTGAAAGGTGGCCCCTTTCAGGAGTGGATTCGCGCCATCAAGGGCGAGGGCCCATTACCGGGCTCCAACTTTGACTACGCGGCAGCGCTTACGGAGATGGCTCACGTGGGTGTGCTGGCTCAACGCACCGGGCGCGATATTGAATACAACGCCGCCACGATGGAGATCACCAACCACGACGACCTCGGCGAGATGATCCGCGAACCAGCGCGCGCCGGTTGGGATTTTGGTCGCGAAGTGTGGCGGTAA
- the dxs gene encoding 1-deoxy-D-xylulose-5-phosphate synthase — MSPHAEPAAPFSDTPLLPSIKGPADVKALPAAALPQLAQEIRDEIIDVTSVNGGHVGPNLGVVELCIGLHRVFSTPTDQFVFDVAHQGYVHKLLTGRSGEFFRGLRKTEGASGFLYRAESKHDAFGAGHAGTALSAALGMATARDLKGTDEHVVAVCGDAAFTCGVTLEALNNVVASTKRLIVILNDNEWSIARNVGAIAHYLNRLSTNPTYNKIHHDLERFFTSLPGGNEMHRLYSKWKRETKDFFMESSLFEKFGLRYVGPIDGHDQEELIKNLEFAKECDQPILLHVITKKGRGLPAALKSPEKFHGASPYDPATGESTAAKGTAPNYQDVMGQALTRFALADSRVVGITGAMPAGTGLTHLEKGCPRQFFDVGIAEEHAVLFAAGLATKGLRPVCAIYSTFLQRGYDQIIHDVALQNLPVTFCMDRAGLSANDGPTHHGLFDIAYLRCVPGVTVMQPKDEDELVDMLHTCLQLEGPGFIRYPRGAGQGVAIKETPATLPIGKAEVVRDGQDIMIWALGPMVQEALELATRLETDDGLSVGVVNARFAKPLDRDLLIEQAKTVSMIVTMEDHVVTGGFGTAVLEALQEAHLSTAIERIGWPDNFVEHGSTVEILRAAHGLAPDDIRHRVIQRWQRRHSIPIEADA; from the coding sequence ATGAGTCCTCACGCCGAACCCGCGGCCCCGTTTTCCGACACTCCGTTGTTGCCCTCGATCAAAGGGCCGGCCGATGTCAAAGCCCTGCCTGCCGCCGCCCTGCCCCAACTGGCGCAGGAAATCCGCGACGAGATCATTGATGTCACTTCCGTCAATGGTGGCCACGTAGGTCCCAATCTCGGCGTGGTCGAGCTGTGCATCGGCTTGCATCGGGTGTTCTCGACGCCGACCGACCAGTTCGTCTTCGACGTTGCCCACCAAGGCTACGTGCACAAGCTGCTCACCGGCCGCTCGGGCGAGTTCTTCCGCGGTCTACGCAAGACCGAAGGAGCGAGCGGCTTCCTCTACCGTGCGGAGAGCAAGCACGACGCGTTCGGTGCCGGGCACGCCGGCACCGCGCTCAGTGCCGCGCTCGGCATGGCCACCGCCCGTGATCTCAAAGGAACCGACGAACACGTCGTGGCTGTTTGCGGCGACGCCGCCTTTACCTGCGGAGTGACCCTCGAGGCGTTGAACAACGTCGTGGCTTCGACCAAGCGGCTCATCGTCATTCTCAACGATAATGAGTGGTCGATCGCCCGCAATGTCGGCGCGATCGCGCATTACCTGAACCGGCTTTCGACCAACCCGACTTACAACAAGATCCACCACGACCTGGAGCGCTTTTTCACCAGCCTACCCGGCGGCAATGAAATGCACCGGCTCTATTCCAAATGGAAACGGGAGACGAAAGACTTCTTCATGGAGTCCTCGTTGTTCGAGAAATTCGGACTGCGCTACGTCGGCCCCATCGACGGACATGACCAGGAGGAACTCATCAAGAACCTCGAGTTCGCCAAGGAATGCGACCAGCCGATCCTGCTGCATGTCATCACCAAAAAAGGCCGCGGCTTGCCCGCCGCCCTGAAGTCACCCGAGAAATTCCACGGCGCCAGCCCTTACGACCCGGCGACCGGTGAAAGCACCGCCGCGAAAGGAACGGCTCCCAACTATCAAGACGTCATGGGGCAGGCGCTGACGCGCTTCGCCCTCGCCGACTCCCGCGTGGTCGGTATCACCGGGGCCATGCCGGCCGGCACAGGTTTGACCCATCTCGAAAAAGGCTGCCCGCGACAGTTTTTCGATGTTGGCATCGCTGAAGAGCACGCCGTGTTATTTGCCGCCGGACTCGCGACCAAAGGACTGCGACCGGTGTGTGCGATTTACTCCACCTTCCTGCAACGCGGCTACGACCAGATCATCCACGATGTCGCGCTGCAAAACCTGCCCGTGACCTTCTGTATGGACCGCGCCGGTCTCTCGGCCAATGACGGTCCGACCCATCACGGATTGTTCGACATCGCCTATCTGCGTTGCGTGCCCGGCGTCACCGTCATGCAGCCCAAGGACGAGGACGAACTCGTCGATATGTTGCACACCTGCCTGCAACTTGAGGGACCCGGCTTCATTCGCTATCCGCGCGGCGCCGGCCAAGGGGTCGCCATTAAAGAGACGCCCGCAACCTTGCCCATCGGCAAAGCCGAAGTCGTGCGCGATGGCCAAGACATCATGATCTGGGCGCTTGGCCCCATGGTGCAGGAAGCGCTGGAACTCGCGACGCGACTCGAAACCGATGACGGGCTGTCCGTCGGCGTGGTCAACGCGCGCTTCGCCAAACCTCTCGATCGCGATCTGCTGATCGAGCAGGCCAAAACCGTTTCCATGATCGTGACGATGGAAGATCACGTTGTGACGGGCGGATTCGGCACGGCCGTATTGGAAGCATTGCAGGAGGCTCATCTCTCCACGGCCATCGAGCGCATCGGCTGGCCGGACAACTTTGTCGAGCATGGCAGCACCGTGGAAATCCTGCGAGCGGCTCACGGCCTCGCTCCGGACGATATCCGGCACCGCGTTATCCAGCGCTGGCAACGGCGCCATTCCATCCCGATCGAGGCCGACGCTTAA
- a CDS encoding DUF1516 family protein: protein MSPTFYHILHLLSLVVLTGGTFYGFAGAADTRKKVMIFSGIASVLMLVSGFGLLSKLSYGFPGWAIVKIVCWLGLSALMGIGYRKRDKAGLFMGIILALVFIALVMVYQRPF, encoded by the coding sequence ATGTCGCCGACGTTCTATCATATCCTCCACCTTCTTTCTCTCGTCGTCCTCACGGGCGGCACGTTTTACGGTTTCGCTGGCGCCGCGGATACGCGCAAGAAGGTGATGATATTTTCCGGTATCGCCAGTGTGCTCATGCTGGTCAGCGGCTTCGGGCTGCTGTCCAAGCTGTCCTACGGATTCCCGGGCTGGGCGATCGTTAAGATCGTCTGTTGGCTCGGGCTGAGCGCCTTGATGGGGATCGGCTACCGCAAGCGCGATAAAGCCGGGCTTTTCATGGGCATTATCCTGGCGCTCGTGTTTATCGCGCTGGTGATGGTCTACCAACGGCCGTTCTAA
- a CDS encoding proline--tRNA ligase: MKFWSEFYIPTLKESPADAEIASHQLLVRAGLVRKLSGGLYTYMPIGLRVMQKITQICREEIDRGGSVELWMPHVHPAENWEKGPRWNAAREIMFRADHAGSGKKAGAEPEFVLGPTHEEVITPLVKAEVSSYRDLPKSFYQIATKFRNEIRPRYGLMRAREFVMMDAYSFDADDEGAIKAYHKMKAAYEAFFKRVGVLAIAVEADTGVMGGSFSHEFMVPAEVGDDDVIYCEESGYAANREKATSGLVATDFVVAEPIGEIEKFATPGVTTIKGLAREPHNIPADEQFKTLVYIGDDKPFLVLLRGCDDLEEAKLGTLGFTLVRPATPDEITPLMGAKPGSLGAVKDTLKAADQLAGVFADEAIKLVGNGTTGANEDGFHLRNVNVTRDLAITGWGDFRTVKAGEPCPTCGAPLKSRRGIEVGHIFKLGTKYSECFAATYVDDQKQSHPMVMGCYGIGISRTMQAVIEQSHDKDGIIWPWAVAPFQVLIVLLDPAMEEAATLAKTLGVAAELAGADILIDDRDERPGVKFKDADLIGVPLRITIGGRGLKNGVVEVKWRHESEVVQIPVAEAASRIAALVEQPASA, encoded by the coding sequence ATGAAGTTCTGGTCCGAGTTTTATATCCCTACGCTCAAGGAAAGCCCGGCCGACGCCGAGATCGCTTCACACCAATTGCTGGTGCGGGCTGGTTTGGTCCGCAAATTGAGCGGCGGCCTCTATACCTATATGCCGATCGGACTGCGCGTCATGCAGAAGATCACCCAAATTTGCCGCGAAGAGATCGATCGCGGTGGCTCCGTGGAGCTGTGGATGCCGCACGTCCACCCGGCCGAGAATTGGGAAAAAGGTCCGCGCTGGAACGCCGCTCGCGAAATCATGTTTCGCGCTGATCACGCGGGCAGCGGCAAGAAGGCCGGCGCCGAACCCGAGTTCGTGCTGGGTCCTACTCACGAGGAGGTCATCACCCCATTGGTCAAAGCCGAGGTGAGCAGCTACCGCGACCTGCCGAAGAGCTTTTACCAAATCGCCACCAAGTTCCGTAACGAGATCCGGCCACGCTACGGCCTCATGCGGGCGCGCGAGTTCGTCATGATGGATGCGTATTCGTTCGACGCCGATGACGAGGGGGCGATCAAGGCTTACCACAAAATGAAGGCGGCCTACGAAGCGTTCTTCAAACGCGTGGGCGTGCTCGCCATCGCCGTGGAGGCCGATACCGGCGTCATGGGCGGCAGCTTTTCCCACGAGTTCATGGTGCCCGCCGAGGTGGGGGATGACGACGTCATCTATTGCGAAGAGAGCGGTTACGCCGCCAACCGCGAGAAAGCCACCAGCGGACTCGTCGCAACTGATTTCGTGGTGGCGGAGCCCATCGGTGAGATCGAAAAATTTGCCACACCCGGCGTGACCACGATCAAAGGCCTCGCCCGTGAGCCGCACAACATCCCTGCCGACGAGCAGTTCAAAACCCTCGTCTACATTGGCGACGACAAGCCGTTTTTGGTGCTGTTGCGTGGTTGCGACGACCTCGAAGAAGCCAAACTCGGCACGCTCGGATTTACGTTGGTGCGCCCCGCCACGCCCGACGAAATCACTCCGCTCATGGGTGCCAAACCCGGCAGCCTCGGCGCCGTCAAAGACACGCTCAAGGCGGCCGATCAGCTCGCCGGCGTCTTCGCCGATGAAGCGATCAAACTCGTTGGCAACGGCACGACCGGCGCCAACGAAGACGGCTTCCACCTGCGCAACGTCAATGTCACGCGCGACCTTGCCATCACGGGGTGGGGCGACTTCCGCACGGTGAAGGCGGGCGAACCGTGCCCGACTTGCGGCGCGCCGCTCAAGAGTCGCCGTGGCATCGAAGTGGGCCACATTTTCAAACTCGGCACCAAATACTCCGAGTGCTTCGCAGCGACCTACGTGGACGACCAGAAGCAGTCCCATCCGATGGTGATGGGTTGTTACGGCATCGGCATCAGTCGCACCATGCAGGCGGTCATCGAGCAAAGTCACGACAAGGACGGCATCATCTGGCCCTGGGCGGTCGCGCCGTTCCAGGTGCTCATCGTATTGCTCGACCCGGCCATGGAAGAAGCGGCCACCCTGGCCAAAACGCTTGGCGTGGCGGCCGAGCTCGCCGGGGCGGACATCCTCATCGACGACCGTGATGAACGGCCGGGCGTGAAGTTCAAGGATGCTGACCTCATCGGCGTGCCGTTGCGCATCACTATCGGCGGTCGCGGCTTGAAGAACGGAGTCGTCGAGGTCAAATGGCGTCACGAGTCGGAGGTGGTGCAAATCCCGGTGGCCGAAGCCGCCAGTCGCATCGCTGCACTCGTGGAGCAACCTGCCTCGGCCTAA